The Chaetodon trifascialis isolate fChaTrf1 chromosome 16, fChaTrf1.hap1, whole genome shotgun sequence genome includes a region encoding these proteins:
- the LOC139344927 gene encoding multidrug and toxin extrusion protein 1-like, with the protein MEDLAPKNACRGINGQSKTDESPPAAHSVESCCGSWLKSFKCWVPVHYRDETVQFLKLAGPVFISHMMSFLIGFISMVFCGHLGKTELAGVALAIAVINVTGISIGSGLSSACDTLISQTYGSGNLKRVGVILQRGVLILLLACFPCWAVLINTQPILLAVRQSPEVARLSQLYVEIFLPSLPAAFMYQLQGKYLQNQGIMWPQVISGAAGNVLNAIINYIFLNVLDLGVAGSAAANAISQYSLAVFLFMYICYRGLHKATWDGWSRDCLQEWGLFIKLAIPSMLMHCLEWWLYEIAGFLAGIISEVELGAHSIVYQVAVVSYMFPMGFSVAASVRVGNALGCGNTEQAKLSGKISLICASIFSVFIGACLGVSKDVIGYIFTSEKDIIQRVADLMELYGFMHFADAIAAVTAGIVRGAGKQMIGALCNLVGFYFVGFPIGLALMFPVKLGVLGLWLGFLICISIQAIFFTLYLCKVNWRKTTEEALIRAGVSITERNKIFGIENKALDCDEKEAHIKTSRSSSLSPAEGKLEVLDSQQTSDDMALSGRQLLVRRGLTVLLMFVILAAGVFISELLTRLLKLEK; encoded by the exons ATGGAAGATTTAGCTCCAAAAAATGCTTGTCGAGGAATAAATGGACAGTCCAAAACAGACGAatcacctcctgctgctcacaGTGTTGAGTCATGCTGCGGATCTTGGCTGAAAAGCTTCAAGTGCTGGGTACCTGTGCACTACAGGGATGAAACAGTTCAGTTTTTAAAACTGGCAGGACCCGTG tttatttcacaCATGATGAGCTTCCTGATCGGCTTCATCAGCATGGTGTTCTGCGGTCACCTGGGGAAGACGGAGCTGGCAGGGGTGGCGTTAGCCATCGCG GTAATAAATGTCACAGGTATTTCCATTGGCAGCGGTTTGTCATCAGCATGTGATACTCTCATATCTCAG ACTTATGGAAGCGGTAACCTAAAGCGTGTAGGAGTGATACTCCAAAGGGGAGTTTTGATTCTGCTCTTAGCTTGTTTCCCCTGCTGGGCCGTCCTCATTAACACTCAGCCCATTCTTCTGGCTGTCAGGCAGAGTCCAGAGGTCGCCAG ACTCTCCCAGTTGTATGTGGAGATCTTTTTGCCATCTCTGCCA GCTGCCTTCATGTACCAGCTGCAGGGGAAGTATCTTCAGAATCAG GGCATCATGTGGCCTCAGGTGATATCTGGAGCTGCAggaaatgttttaaatgcaaTAATCAACTACATCTTTCTCAACGTTCTGGATCTGGGGGTCGC TGGATCTGCAGCTGCCAATGCCATCTCACAGTATTCCTTGGCTGTGTTCTTGTTTATGTACATCTGCTACAGAGGACTGCACAAAGCCACATGGGACG GGTGGTCAAGAGACTGCCTGCAGGAGTGGGGTCTTTTCATCAAACTGGCCATCCCCAGCATGCTGATGCATTGTCTGGAGTGGTGGCTGTATGAGATTGCAGGGTTCCTGGCTGGCATCATCAGTGAGGTCGAGTTGGGAGCTCACTCTATAGTTTACCAAGTGGCTGTTGTTTCCTACATG TTTCCAATGGGTTTCTCTGTCGCTGCCAGTGTGCGGGTTGGAAACGCTCTTGGTTGTGGGAACACAGAGCAAGCAAAGCTGTCCGGCAAGATCTCCCTCATCTGTGCAT CtattttctcagttttcatTGGAGCTTGTCTTGGTGTGTCGAAGGATGTGATTGGTTACATTTTCACCTCGGAAAA AGACATTATTCAAAGGGTGGCTGATCTCATGGAGTTGTACGGTTTCATGCATTTTGCCGATGCCATTGCA GCTGTGACAGCAGGTATTGTCAGGGGGGCAGGGAAGCAAATGATTGGTGCTTTGTGTAACTTGGTGGGTTTCTACTTCGTTGGGTTCCCCATTGGATTGGCTTTGATGTTCCCTGTCAAACTGGGCGTTTTAG GGTTGTGGTTAGggtttttaatttgcatttcgATACAGGCCATATTTTTCACACTTTATCTGTGCAAAGTAAACTGGAGGAAAACCACTGAAGAG GCGCTGATAAGAGCAGGAGTCAGCATCACAGAGAGGAACAAGATCTTTGGGATAGAAAACAAAG CCCTGGACTGCGATGAGAAAGAGGCCCACATAAAGACCAGTCGATCCAGCTCTTTGAGTCCAGCAGAGGGTAAGCTTGAAGTGCTCGACAGTCAACAGACTTCAGACGACATGGCTCTGTCAGGCAGGCAGCTGCTGGTGCGACGTGGCCTCACCGTGCTTCTCATGTTCGTCATCCTCGCTGCTGGAGTCTTCATCAGTGAGCTGCTCACCAGACTGCTCAAATTAGAGAAGTGA
- the slc47a1 gene encoding multidrug and toxin extrusion protein 1 — protein MEEQGSLEPVHPLPGAVPVAGVSVAKTAGVEGDEEAVAVSSKLFWCACVRRWLPLVYREELYHVLKLTGPLLLSRILNFLLPFVTTIFCGHISNAALAGYALASATINVTTSATGYGLALACDTLISQTFGSKNMKRVGVILQRSSLILLLFCLPCWGLLINSYKLLLLMHQEDEVARIAHLYVMVFLPAVPAMFLHFLQVAYLQNQGIILPQLYTAAAANVFNLAANYVLIISLDLGVLGSAIANSLSQIAICLLLYGYIRWKKLHQKTWGGWSTDCLQEWDSYMKLAIPSLFMVCFEWWIWEIGGFLAGVLGEVDLAAQHVLNEIGTIMYMCPLGIHAATCVCVGNALGAGNTARAIVTCKVVLVLSGLLAVMQGISIVCSKSVIGYIFTSDEEIVAIVSKNLTVYIFVQFFDSLLCVCSGILVGSGMQKIAALSNLVSYYCIGLPVGVALMFAAQLRILGLWLGLLTCSSLQACFFLVLISKLNWKKITHKAQQRAGKKVVVIPKRPTSTILNEAMVPDTSDCTNTAQVADEEDPKTDGYCPVNTQDQELKTRCEAEGNNTNAGGTDGDTEQSKNTKPQALLSVAQLTLRRGLTFLIAVLSLLIGVAFHIGFPIPEHSAKSRANFTLNWANGSTPTPLVPLDLTTNL, from the exons ATGGAGGAGCAGGGTTCCCTGGAACCTGTACACCCCTTGCCGGGTGCAGTGCCCGTTGCTGGGGTGTCTGTTGCCAAGACAGCAGGGGttgagggagatgaggaggcgGTCGCGGTCAGCTCCAAACTGTTTTGGTGTGCGTGCGTTAGACGTTGGCTACCACTGGTCTACAGAGAAGAACTCTACCATGTCTTAAAACTAACAGGACCATTG CTGCTGTCTCGGATTCTGAACTTCCTCCTGCCGTTTGTTACCACCATATTCTGTGGTCACATTAGCAATGCAGCACTGGCTGGATATGCGCTGGCCTCAGCG ACCATTAACGTGACCACCAGTGCAACAGGCTATGGCCTTGCTTTGGCTTGTGACACGCTCATTTCTCAG ACGTTCGGCAGTAAGAACATGAAACGTGTGGGAGTAATTCTCCAAAGGAGCTCGTtaatcctgctgctgttttgtctgcCCTGTTGGGGTCTTCTCATCAACTCTTACAAATTACTGTTACTCATGCACCAAGAGGATGAGGTGGCAAG AATTGCCCACCTCTACGTGATGGTGTTTCTACCAGCTGTTCCA GCCATGTTCCTGCACTTCCTGCAAGTTGCCTATCTACAAAACCAG gGGATCATTCTGCCTCAGCTGTACACGGCAGCAGCAGCGAATGTTTTTAACTTGGCAGCGAACTATGTCTTAATCATTAGCCTCGATTTGGGTGTCCT tggatCAGCAATTGCTAATAGCCTCTCTCAGATTGCCATCTGCCTGCTGTTGTATGGATATATCAGATGGAAGAAGCTCCATCAGAAGACATGGGGAG GTTGGTCCACTGACTGTCTGCAGGAGTGGGACTCCTACATGAAGCTGGCTATTCCCAGTCTTTTCATGGTCTGCTTTGAGTGGTGGATTTGGGAGATTGGAGGTTTCCTTGCTG GTGTGCTTGGCGAGGTGGACCTTGCTGCCCAGCATGTGTTGAACGAAATAGGAACCATAATGTACATG TGTCCTCTAGGCATCCATGCagctacatgtgtgtgtgttgggaacGCTCTGGGGGCCGGGAACACCGCCAGGGCCATAGTCACTTGCAAAGTGGTCCTGGTTCTTTCAG GACTGCTTGCTGTGATGCAGGGTATTTCCATTGTTTGCTCTAAATCCGTCATAGGCTACATATTTACCTCTGATGA agagattGTGGCGATTGTCTCAAAGAACCTCACAGTCTACATATTTGTTCAGTTCTTTGATTCACTTCTG tgtgtcTGCTCAGGGATTCTTGTCGGATCTGGGATGCAGAAAATTGCTGCCTTGTCCAACCTGGTGTCTTACTACTGCATCGGGCTGCCAGTGGGAGTAGCTCTGATGTTTGCTGCCCAGCTCAGAATATTAG GCTTGTGGCTGGGTCTCTTAACATGTAGTTCCCTTCAGGCGTGTTTCTTCCTTGTTCTAATCTCCAAACTCAACTGGAAGAAAATCACGCACAAG GCTCAACAGCGAGCTGGAAAGAAAGTGGTGGTGATACCAAAGCGACCTACAAGTACAATACTGAATGAAGCGATGGTGCCTGACACCTCTGACTGCACTAATACA GCACAGGTGGCTGATGAAGAAGACCCTAAAACAGATGGCTACTGTCCGGTCAACACCCAGGATCAGGAGCTGAAGACGCGTTGTGAGGCTGAGGGCAACAACACAAATGCAGGAGGGACTGACGGGGATACTGAGCAgagcaaaaacaccaaaccTCAAGCGCTGCTTTCTGTCGCCCAGCTCACCTTGCGTCGGGGCCTCACCTTCTTGATTGCAGTTCTTAGTTTGCTCATAGGTGTCGCTTTTCACATTGGGTTCCCCATACCAGAACACAGTGCCAAGAGCAGGGCCAACTTTACCCTGAACTGGGCAAATGGCTCCACTCCTACACCACTGGTTCCTCTGGACCTGACCACAAACCTCTGA
- the tmigd1 gene encoding transmembrane and immunoglobulin domain-containing protein 1, with the protein MKLMFSPLFHLLLCCAAQAAGVEILSGTDVTTDGVIETELKKTVSLVCQNDSNYDPQDDGELVWLRNDAVVSLKDENKKGRSSVCVAPIIHEDNGAIFTCHLSTNTTVRASVTLNVTYQPELSGSENVSVEEEAHLVLQCDIRANPPVSSVSWTLNGSKVDLLAGGFTVTTDGFTSKLSTNKAEKNFHEGTYQCLANSPKYGEQKKLFHVTLTAKTMKFPLFPIITGLVVVCLTAILAIVARWKRIVKCCTK; encoded by the exons ATGAAGTTGATGTTCAGTCCTCTTTTCCATTTGCTCCTGTGCTGTGCAGCCCAGGCAGCAG GAGTCGAGATCCTGTCTGGCACAGACGTCACCACTGATGGTGTCATAGAGACAGAGCTAAAGAAGACCGTGTCTCTGGTCTGTCAGAATGACAGCAACTACGACCCTCAGGATGATGGAGAGTTGGTCTGGCTCAGGAATGATGCAGTCGTCAGTCTGAAAGATGAAAATAAGAAGGGTCGCAGCAGCGTGTGTGTCGCACCCATCATCCATGAAGACAATGGTGCCATTTTCACCTGCCACCTGAGCACAAACACCACAGTTAGAGCTTCAGTCACCCTGAACGTCACAT ATCAGCCAGAGCTCTCAGGGTCAGAGAACGTTTCAGTAGAAGAAGAGGCACATCTAGTCCTACAGTGTGATATCCGGGCCAATCCACCAGTCTCATCTGTGTCTTGGACACTAAATGGAAGCAAAGTGGATCTATTAGCAGGTGGCTTCACAGTGACTACTGACGGCTTTACAAGCAAACTATCTAccaacaaagcagagaaaaacttCCATGAGGGCACATATCAGTGTTTGGCGAACTCTCCCAAGTACGGAGAACAGAAAAAGCTCTTCCATGTCACATTAACAG CAAAGACCATGAAGTTCCCACTGTTTCCCATTATAACGGGGCTGGTGGTTGTGTGCCTGACTGCAATTCTTGCCATTGTTGCACGGTGGAAGAGAATTGTAAAG TGCTGCACCAAATGA
- the LOC139344234 gene encoding protein PIMREG-like, with protein sequence MASSVMDGVGRAVVGVWRAHTSLDESDGPESSPEAPDHFRKLRSSSSLNSLRMSLRKRLPLRSVQTNSLPENPTWETTKEQPKPNAVRKLTRSARNSIGGVYQRLQRTREFAREQCLVETPGRTCDGEEAGASTSRTPGRTPGRAATPRRTPRSRATPGRTPGSRGRRTPEAVVRGVRTGGGRRQLVRMAALRSPFASPNTQNQRLKFDRDLESVSSGLRRLKHLSKVFDDIIGRDDRRFNYSLIVE encoded by the exons ATGGCTTCTTCAGTGATGGATGGTGTTGGTAGAGCTGTGGTGGGAGTCTGGCGGGCACACACATCCCTGGATGAGTCTGATGGGCCAGAGAGCTCCCCAGAAGCCCCGGACCATTTCCGCAAGCTTCGCTCCTCGTCTTCACTCAACTCTCTGCGAATGTCGTTGCGCAAACGACTCCCACTGCGTTCTGTCCAGACCAACTCCCTCCCAGAGAATCCGACTTGGGAAACCACAAAGGAGCAACCGAAACCCAACGCAGTCCGCAAGCTTACTCGCAGTGCTCGCAACTCCATCGGTGGAGTGTACCAG AGATTACAGAGGACAAGAGAGTTTGCACGTGAGCAGTGTTTGGTAGAGACTCCGGGTCGGACATGTGACGGCGAAGAAGCTGGTGCATCAACTTCTCGCACCCCAGGACGTACACCTGGCCGAGCTGCCACTCCCAGACGTACGCCCAGATCAAGAGCCACACCTGGGCGTACCCCAGGGTCAAGGGGACGAAGGACTCCTGAGGCTGTCGTACGAGGGGTGAGAACGGGTGGAGGCAGGAGGCAGCTGGTCCGCATGGCTGCATTACGAAGTCCCTTTGCCTCCCCCAACACACAGAACCAGAGGCT AAAGTTTGACCGAGATTTGGAGTCTGTGTCCAGTGGACTCAGGAGGCTCAAACATCTGTCCAAGGTCTTTGATGACATAATTGGCAGAGATGACAG